One Solibacillus sp. R5-41 DNA segment encodes these proteins:
- the guaA gene encoding glutamine-hydrolyzing GMP synthase, whose translation MSTPLLKEQEKIVVLDFGSQFNQLITRRIREFGVFSELHPHTTTAEEIKDMNVAGIVFSGGPNSVYGEDAFKVDPAIFELGLPILGICYGMQLIAHTQGGKVEGAETREYGKAEINVTADNKLFGELPKEQIVWMSHGDHVTEVPAGFEVIATSPACPIAAMANVERKLYAVQFHPEVRHSVYGNDLLRNFVFDVCGAKGDWSMANFIDIEIAKIREQVGDKKVLCALSGGVDSSVVAVLIHRAIGDQLTCMFVDHNLNRKGEVEQVMKTFTEDFDMNLIKIDARERFMSKLEGVSDPEQKRKIIGNEFIYVFDEEASKLEGMDFLAQGTLYTDIIESGTATAQTIKSHHNVGGLPEDMQFELIEPLKTLFKDEVRALGLELGLDEKIVWRQPFPGPGLGIRVLGAITEEKLEIVRESDFILRDEIAKAGLDREIWQYFTVLPDIKSVGVMGDGRTYDYAIGIRGVTSIDGMTSDWARIPYDVLEKISVRIVNEVNGVNRVLYDITSKPPATIEWE comes from the coding sequence TTGTCAACTCCTTTATTAAAAGAGCAAGAAAAGATTGTTGTTTTAGACTTCGGAAGTCAATTCAATCAACTAATTACGCGTCGTATTCGTGAGTTTGGTGTGTTCTCTGAATTACACCCACATACAACGACTGCAGAAGAAATTAAAGATATGAACGTTGCAGGTATCGTATTCTCTGGTGGACCAAACTCTGTATACGGTGAAGATGCATTCAAAGTAGACCCAGCAATTTTCGAATTAGGTTTACCAATTTTAGGTATTTGCTACGGTATGCAATTAATCGCGCATACGCAAGGTGGTAAAGTTGAAGGTGCTGAAACACGTGAATACGGTAAAGCAGAAATCAACGTGACAGCGGATAACAAATTATTCGGTGAGCTTCCAAAAGAACAAATCGTTTGGATGAGCCACGGTGACCATGTAACAGAAGTACCAGCTGGTTTTGAAGTAATCGCAACAAGCCCTGCATGCCCAATCGCTGCAATGGCAAATGTAGAGCGTAAACTTTATGCTGTACAATTCCACCCAGAAGTACGTCACTCTGTTTATGGAAATGACTTATTACGCAACTTCGTATTTGATGTTTGTGGTGCTAAAGGCGACTGGTCTATGGCAAACTTCATCGACATCGAAATCGCGAAAATTCGTGAGCAAGTAGGCGACAAAAAAGTACTTTGTGCATTATCAGGCGGCGTAGACTCTTCAGTAGTAGCTGTATTAATCCACAGAGCAATTGGCGATCAATTAACTTGTATGTTTGTAGACCACAACTTAAACCGTAAAGGTGAAGTTGAGCAAGTTATGAAAACCTTCACGGAAGATTTCGATATGAACTTAATCAAAATCGATGCACGTGAACGTTTCATGAGCAAATTAGAGGGCGTTTCGGATCCAGAACAAAAACGTAAAATCATCGGTAACGAATTCATTTACGTATTTGACGAGGAAGCGTCTAAATTAGAAGGCATGGATTTCTTAGCACAAGGTACGCTTTACACAGATATCATTGAATCTGGTACAGCAACTGCGCAAACAATTAAATCTCACCATAATGTTGGTGGATTACCAGAAGATATGCAGTTCGAGTTAATTGAACCGCTTAAAACATTATTCAAAGACGAAGTACGTGCTTTAGGTTTAGAGCTTGGCTTAGACGAGAAAATCGTATGGCGTCAACCATTCCCAGGTCCAGGATTAGGTATCCGTGTACTTGGTGCGATCACAGAAGAAAAATTAGAAATCGTTCGCGAATCTGATTTCATCTTACGTGATGAAATCGCAAAAGCGGGTCTTGACCGCGAAATTTGGCAATACTTCACTGTCCTACCTGATATCAAATCAGTAGGTGTAATGGGTGACGGCCGTACGTACGACTACGCTATCGGTATCCGCGGCGTAACATCAATCGACGGAATGACTTCTGACTGGGCACGTATCCCTTACGATGTCCTAGAAAAAATCTCTGTACGTATCGTCAACGAAGTAAACGGCGTTAACCGCGTACTGTATGATATTACGAGTAAGCCACCAGCAACGATTGAGTGGGAATAG
- a CDS encoding transglutaminase domain-containing protein produces the protein MKRSGIELAEQFLFYVIVFLILREWLIPIMQLTDTGYFTLFTLFIALCLVISFLGWPLLVSWFLKTGFILWSLVHVYNDSSLSDWAFLSYELKFNVTVLLNGEWALVSDPVRTSLFFVLIWMLIYLIQYWITVRFTIFYFFTLTVFFIATLDTFTDYDGTIAIIKIVVLGLMMTSLLFVKRLMQTTNEQLKWSNYLIYVAPIVVFIGVAGIVAAILPKSEPRWADPVPYFKDWVGIGHTGESISKVGYGDNDESLGGPFIGDNTIVYEVETPVRQYWRVETKDTYTSKGWERTATVDSEMILEQSDQIPFSIIPGQKEAKEVSIYPLADYSYLVQAYGTTNYILNNPEDTIKFNAANEKVVAMERDVERHLSGYELLFQEPTYSFTELKEVTTSSQVDERFLQLPETLPTRVKDLAHEITADYESVYDKARAIESYFKRGDFQYETTNVATPSADEDYVDQFLFETMLGYCDNFSTSMVVLLRSVGIQARWVKGFASGERISSSNGMHTYQVTNNDAHSWVEAYIDGVGWVPFEPTIGFNNPVSINYDVEMPADDIAEQPEKPEEVVPEPEEQDKKEQAAAAKNKSIDFSKWSWLLYVLGAIVFIIGIVLWKKRGIWQPKWAVQMHQSKLNDAKTFEDGYFVLLKQLERIYLKRKDDETLQQFAKRVDAQLETTKMGELTAVYEQVIYSKTEVNVIDAEMKEIWEYLINRTIG, from the coding sequence TTGAAACGCAGTGGTATAGAGCTTGCAGAACAGTTTCTATTTTATGTCATTGTCTTTTTAATTTTACGAGAATGGTTAATTCCCATTATGCAGCTTACAGATACAGGCTATTTTACATTATTCACTTTATTTATCGCACTGTGCTTAGTCATAAGCTTTTTAGGGTGGCCATTACTAGTGTCGTGGTTTTTGAAAACGGGATTTATTTTGTGGTCCTTAGTACATGTTTACAACGATAGTAGCTTATCAGATTGGGCGTTTTTATCGTATGAATTAAAGTTTAATGTCACTGTTTTGTTGAATGGGGAGTGGGCTTTAGTGAGTGATCCTGTTCGTACGAGCTTATTTTTTGTGCTTATTTGGATGCTCATCTATTTAATTCAATATTGGATAACCGTTCGTTTTACGATTTTTTATTTTTTCACGCTCACCGTGTTTTTCATTGCGACACTCGATACATTTACAGATTATGATGGAACAATAGCAATTATAAAAATTGTCGTATTAGGGCTTATGATGACATCATTGCTATTTGTAAAGCGTTTAATGCAGACGACAAATGAGCAATTAAAATGGTCAAATTATTTAATATATGTGGCTCCGATAGTTGTATTTATAGGTGTTGCGGGAATCGTCGCGGCCATTTTACCGAAATCTGAGCCACGGTGGGCTGATCCTGTCCCATATTTTAAAGATTGGGTAGGAATCGGGCATACGGGTGAGTCTATTTCGAAAGTGGGCTATGGGGACAATGATGAAAGTCTTGGGGGACCATTCATAGGGGATAACACAATTGTATATGAAGTTGAAACCCCAGTTAGACAATATTGGCGTGTTGAAACGAAAGATACTTATACGTCTAAGGGCTGGGAGCGCACTGCAACTGTGGATTCAGAAATGATTCTTGAGCAATCTGACCAAATACCATTTTCAATTATTCCAGGTCAAAAAGAAGCGAAGGAAGTTTCAATTTATCCCCTAGCCGATTATTCGTATTTAGTACAAGCTTATGGAACAACAAATTACATTCTGAATAATCCAGAGGATACAATAAAATTTAATGCGGCAAATGAAAAAGTGGTCGCTATGGAAAGGGATGTTGAAAGGCATCTGAGTGGGTATGAGCTTTTATTTCAAGAGCCTACATACAGTTTTACGGAGTTAAAAGAAGTAACAACGTCCAGCCAGGTGGATGAACGATTTTTGCAGCTACCAGAAACATTGCCAACCCGTGTAAAGGATTTGGCGCACGAAATTACAGCTGACTATGAAAGTGTTTATGATAAGGCACGTGCAATAGAATCCTACTTTAAACGAGGCGACTTTCAGTACGAAACGACAAATGTAGCAACACCGAGCGCGGATGAGGATTATGTCGATCAGTTTTTATTCGAAACGATGCTAGGTTATTGTGATAATTTCTCCACGTCGATGGTCGTATTACTCCGTTCTGTCGGCATTCAAGCGCGTTGGGTAAAAGGTTTCGCAAGTGGCGAACGAATTTCAAGCAGCAATGGTATGCATACGTATCAAGTGACGAATAATGATGCACACTCATGGGTAGAGGCGTATATTGACGGAGTCGGCTGGGTACCATTTGAGCCGACAATTGGCTTCAATAATCCGGTTAGTATTAACTATGATGTAGAAATGCCAGCCGATGATATAGCAGAGCAACCAGAGAAGCCAGAAGAAGTGGTGCCGGAGCCTGAGGAGCAAGACAAAAAGGAACAAGCAGCAGCTGCAAAAAATAAATCTATTGATTTTTCAAAATGGAGTTGGCTCCTTTATGTTTTAGGTGCAATCGTATTCATTATTGGAATTGTTTTATGGAAAAAGCGCGGTATTTGGCAGCCGAAATGGGCTGTTCAGATGCATCAGTCGAAACTAAATGATGCGAAGACATTCGAGGATGGCTATTTTGTGTTATTAAAACAACTAGAGCGCATTTATCTAAAACGTAAGGATGATGAAACGCTTCAACAGTTCGCAAAACGCGTCGATGCACAGTTGGAAACGACAAAAATGGGTGAGTTAACAGCCGTATATGAGCAAGTGATTTATTCTAAAACAGAAGTAAATGTAATTGATGCTGAAATGAAAGAAATTTGGGAATATTTAATCAATCGCACTATCGGTTGA
- a CDS encoding DUF58 domain-containing protein: MSRLNDFFKYGGRLVTVVSLLVITYCFAMFQGGFVSWYLFFTLLPFVIYSILLAFMPIKITEISRTLSKERVERGDNVIVTVKFRNASWFPLIFLTVVELPMDTRYYEAANGDASKLFLVGWKREFEWSYELKQLKRGEHHFQGMAFTCTDFFGWTIRKVKVEQPQMFFVYPKVYRVKTVLLKMQYDQGTAASLYSLVKDTTMVTGVREYAPGDRFSWIHWKSFAKNGELRTKEFEDKQSQNIFFLIDRSVQRNFEQVVDFTASYISMIVKERGDTSLLSVGMDRYFAPVIKTESQFERVMQHLVTIQADAQFGVDKLLLEDQKLMMRSVVVIVTGELTPKLKELLSSSSSYAKKIICFVFGNEVDSTLYHHNNQVIFMKPVSENQAVAEVNVS; this comes from the coding sequence ATGAGTCGGCTAAATGATTTTTTTAAATATGGGGGAAGGCTTGTAACCGTAGTATCGCTGCTGGTCATTACGTATTGTTTTGCCATGTTTCAAGGAGGCTTTGTAAGTTGGTACCTCTTTTTTACCTTGTTACCATTTGTCATTTATTCGATTCTTCTAGCATTTATGCCAATAAAAATAACAGAGATTTCACGTACGCTTTCAAAAGAGCGGGTCGAGCGTGGGGATAACGTTATTGTAACGGTCAAATTTCGCAATGCGAGCTGGTTCCCCCTTATATTTTTAACGGTCGTGGAATTACCGATGGATACCCGTTATTACGAGGCGGCCAATGGCGATGCAAGCAAGCTCTTTTTAGTTGGCTGGAAGCGGGAATTTGAATGGTCCTATGAGCTGAAGCAATTAAAACGTGGCGAACATCATTTTCAAGGCATGGCATTTACATGTACGGATTTTTTCGGTTGGACGATTCGCAAAGTAAAGGTCGAACAGCCTCAAATGTTTTTTGTTTATCCAAAGGTATATCGTGTAAAAACGGTGCTGTTAAAAATGCAATATGATCAAGGAACAGCAGCTTCATTATATTCACTTGTAAAAGATACAACAATGGTAACGGGTGTCAGAGAATATGCACCTGGGGATCGTTTTTCGTGGATTCATTGGAAATCATTTGCGAAAAATGGGGAGCTACGGACAAAGGAATTTGAGGATAAGCAGTCTCAAAATATTTTCTTTTTAATCGACCGTTCTGTCCAACGAAATTTTGAGCAAGTCGTCGATTTTACTGCTTCTTATATTAGTATGATTGTAAAGGAGCGCGGAGATACTTCGCTATTAAGTGTTGGAATGGATCGCTATTTTGCACCCGTCATCAAAACGGAGAGCCAATTCGAAAGAGTGATGCAGCACCTTGTCACAATTCAGGCTGACGCGCAATTTGGGGTAGACAAACTACTTCTTGAAGATCAAAAATTGATGATGCGCTCGGTCGTTGTCATTGTTACAGGTGAGCTGACGCCAAAATTGAAAGAGCTATTAAGTTCAAGTTCGAGCTACGCCAAGAAAATCATTTGTTTTGTTTTTGGAAATGAAGTGGACTCAACACTATATCATCATAACAATCAAGTCATTTTTATGAAGCCAGTGTCGGAAAATCAAGCAGTTGCGGAGGTGAACGTCTCTTGA
- a CDS encoding MoxR family ATPase produces the protein MNEQIEKVIKNIEKVMIGKREIAELSIVSLLAGGHVLLEDVPGVGKTMMVRAISKSLGATFKRIQFTPDLLPSDVIGVSIYNPTTLQFEFRPGPIVGNIVLADEINRTSPKTQAALLESMEEASVTVDGETIQLPKPFFVMATQNPIEYEGTYPLPEAQLDRFLLKIKMGYPSKEEEIEVLRRAERMTPIEQIEAVLSLDKLIELQQQVKQVHVEDNIKEYIVSLAQTTRHNDKVYLGVSPRASIALMKSAQAYAFMKGRAFVIPDDVQYLTKFVFGHRLILRPEARYEGVTEERVIESVLRYVPVPVKRFVQQ, from the coding sequence ATGAACGAACAAATCGAAAAAGTCATCAAAAATATTGAAAAAGTAATGATAGGGAAAAGAGAAATTGCAGAGTTAAGCATCGTTTCACTACTTGCAGGTGGACATGTGTTATTAGAAGATGTACCTGGTGTCGGGAAAACAATGATGGTACGCGCAATTTCGAAATCGTTAGGTGCAACATTTAAGCGAATTCAATTCACGCCGGATTTATTACCGTCAGATGTAATTGGTGTGTCTATTTATAATCCCACAACATTGCAATTTGAATTCCGTCCAGGACCGATTGTTGGAAATATCGTGCTCGCAGATGAAATTAATCGAACTTCTCCAAAAACGCAAGCGGCTTTACTAGAAAGTATGGAGGAAGCTTCAGTTACAGTAGATGGTGAGACGATTCAATTGCCGAAGCCGTTTTTTGTAATGGCTACGCAAAATCCGATTGAATATGAGGGGACATACCCTCTACCAGAAGCCCAGTTGGATCGGTTTTTATTGAAAATTAAAATGGGTTACCCTTCAAAAGAAGAAGAAATTGAAGTGCTACGTCGAGCGGAAAGAATGACGCCAATCGAACAAATTGAAGCAGTTTTGTCACTAGATAAGTTAATTGAACTGCAGCAGCAAGTAAAACAGGTTCATGTTGAGGATAATATTAAGGAATATATCGTGTCATTAGCTCAAACAACGAGACATAATGACAAAGTGTATTTAGGTGTTAGTCCGCGTGCGTCAATAGCTCTTATGAAATCAGCGCAAGCCTATGCATTTATGAAAGGGCGAGCATTTGTCATACCGGATGATGTGCAATACTTAACGAAATTTGTATTTGGGCATCGCTTAATTTTAAGACCAGAGGCACGCTATGAAGGTGTGACAGAAGAGAGAGTGATTGAGAGTGTGCTGCGCTATGTACCAGTGCCTGTAAAAAGGTTTGTACAGCAATGA